The DNA sequence CCGCCTCCTCCAGGCGCGCACGATCATTGCCCCAGACCTGGCACAAGGCCGTGTAGGCAATCCAGCGTGCATCGATCTCGAAGAAGTCACGCAGGTTCACGCGTGTATCGCTGCGCCCGAACCCATCGGTTCCCAGCGTCACGTAATCGGCCGGCACGAAGGCGCGAATGCTCTCCGGCAAGCTGCGGATATAGTCGGAGACCGCAATGACCGGCGCTGCACTGCCCTGCAACTGCTGCGTCACATACGGCAGCGTCGCGCTGCCCGTCAGGCGCTGCGCACGTTGCGCCGCCACGCCATCGCGCGCCAGTTCGGTATAGCTGGTCACGCTCCAGACCTCGGCCGGGATCTGCCAATGCTGCTGCAACAGAGCCGCCGCCGCCGCCGCTTCCTTGAGGATGGGGCCTGAGCCCAGCAGGCGCACGGCGGTACCGGGCTTGGAGTCCAGGCAATACAGGCCGCGCAGAATGCCCTGCTGCACGCCAGGCGGCAGACTGGGCTGGGCCTCGTTCTCGTTGGTGACGGTGATGTAGTAGAAGACGTCATCACCACGCTCCATCATGCGGCGCATCCCTTCATCGAGGATCACCGCTAGTTCATACGCATAGGCCGGATCATATGAGACGCAATTGGGAATCGAGGCCGCCGTCACCAGGCTGTTGCCATCCTGGTGCTGCAAACCCTCGCCGCCCAGGGTGGTGCGGCCCGAAGTCGCGCCGATCAAAAAACCCCGCGCACGCTGGTCGGCGGCGGCCCAGATCAGGTCGCCGATGCGCTGGAAGCCGAACATCGAGTAGTAGATGTAGAACGGCAGCATCGGCGTGCCATGCACCGAGTAGGCCGTGGCCGCAGCGGTCCAGGAGGAAATCGCACCGGCCTCGGTGATGCCCTCTTCCAGGATCTGGCCATCCTTGGCTTCGCGGTAGTAGAGGATGGAGCCGATATCCTCCGGCTCGTACAACTGCCCCTGCGACGAATAGATGCCGACCTGGCGGAACAGGTTGGCCATGCCGAAGGTACGCGCCTCATCGGCCACGATGGGCACCACGTAGCGGCCGAACTCCGGGTCCTTCAACAGGTTGCCGAGCTGGCGTACCAACGCCATGGTGGAGGACATTTCCTTACCATCAGCCTGCAACGCAAACTGGCTGTGCGCTTCCAGCGGCGGCACCGCACGCCTGGCATCGCCACCCTGCCGGCGCGGCATATAACCGCCCAGTGCCGCACGGCGCGCGTGCAGGTGCTTCATCTCGGCGCTGTCGGCGGCCGGCTTATAGAAGGCCAGCGCGCGGCATTGTTCATCCGACAGCGGCAGCTTGAAGCGATCGCGGAATTGCAGCAGGCTTTCTTCATCGAGCTTCTTTTGCTGGTGCGTGGTCATCTTGCCTTCACCGGCCGCGCCCATGCCATAACCCTTCTTGGTCTGCGCCAGGATCACCGTGGGCTGGCCACGATGCTGGGCGGCGGCCTGGTAGGCCGAGAAGATCTTCTTCATGTCGTGGCCGCCGCGACGCAGGCGGTTGATTTCTTCGTCGGTCAAGGTGGCGCCGATGGCGCGCGTGCCCGGTGTCTGGCCGAAGAAATGCTGGCGGTTGAAGGCGCCATCGTTGGCCGCGAAAGTCTGCAATTGTCCATCCACCGTGCGGTTGAGGGCATCGACCAGCTCGCCATCCTGGTCGCGCGCGAACAGGCCATCCCAGTCCGAACCCCACAACAACTTGATGACGTTCCAGCCGGCCCCGGCAAAGAGCGTTTCCAGCTCATCGACAATGTGACCATTGCCGCGCACCGGACCGTCCAGGCGCTGCAAGTTACAGTTGACCACGAAGATCAGGTTGTCCAGCTTCTCGCGCGAAGCCAGCGAGAGCGCTGCCAGCGATTCAGGCTCATCCATCTCGCCATCGCCGAACACGCCCCACACCTTGCGTCCCTGATCCTGCAACAGGCCGCGATGTTCCATGTAGCGCAGGAAACGGGCCTGGTAGATGGCATTGATGGGACCGATGCCCATGGAGCCGGTCGGGAATTGCCAGAAATGCGGCATCAGCCACGGATGAGGATAGGACGACAGCCCTTGTCGCCCGACGCGCTTGGCCTCGATCTCGCGGCGGTAATAGGCCAGGTCGTCTTCGCTCAATGCACCTTCCAGGAAGGCGCGGGCATAGATACCGGGCGCCGAATGCGGCTGGAAGTAGACGACGTCGCCAGCGAACTTGTCATCGCGGGCGCGGAAGAAATGGTTGAAGCCGACCTCGAACAGGTCCGCCGCCGAGGCATAGCTGGCGATGTGCCCACCCAGCTCGCCATAGGCGCGGTTGGCGCGCACCACCATGGCCAAGGCATTCCAACGCATGATGCTGGCGATGCGCTCTTCGATGGCCTGGGCATCCGAGCCGCCCGGAAAGGGTGGCTCCTGGGCCGGACGGATGGTGTTCAGGTAAGGCGTATTGCGCGCATCGCGCCAGTTCACGCCCCACTGCTGGGCCGCCGCCGACAGGCGCGAGAGCAGGAAGCGCGCACGTTCCGGGCCGGCCTCGGCCAGCACACTTTGCAGCGCTTGCAGCCATTCCTGGGTTTCCTGGGCGTCGATATCGATGTCGCGGGGAATATCGCTTTGACTGGGGCGGGACATGTCCACTTCCTGATCTCCTGTTGATACGCCTATGCGCACGTCGGGGCCGGCGCCCTGCGGCACGGCATGAAATCTGCTGGTGCAGCAATCGCTGCTATGCAAAGAGACAAAAAGCCGGTAAAACACAGGCCGCACCATCGGTCTCCCCGCGCCCGACGCCTTTTCGGTCTGGTGTTGATTGAGGGCTTGCTGGCGGATGGAACTACCCGACTACGATACGCCGGAAGGGCCGGCATGAGTCACTTAAGATAAGAAGTTGCCGTACAATATTCAGCATCCAGTGCTGCAAAACTGAAACCGACAGAATTTAATTTCGATAATGGAACTAGATACCACCGATTTGCGCATCCTGAACATCCTTCAGGAGAACAGTTCGATCAGCAATCTGGAGCTGGCCAGCCGCATCAACCTGTCCCCCTCGCCGACCTTGGCGCGGGTGAAGCGTCTGGAATCGGAAGGCATCATCTCGCGCTATGTGGCGCTGGCCGATCCGCACCTGCTGGGCCTGAAGGTGAACGTTTTCGTCAAGGTGATCCTGGAGCGCCAGGGCGCCGAAGCATTGGCCCAGTTCGAAACTGCTGTGAGCGCCTTCGATGAAGTCATGGAAGTGTACCTGATGACCGGCGATGAAGATTACCTGCTGCGCATCGTGGTGCCGGACCTGCTGACGCTGGAACACTTCATCGTCGATCACCTGACCAAGATCCCCGGCATCAAGAACATCCGCTCCAGCTTTGCGTTAAAGCAGATCAAGTACAAGACCGCCCTGCCCACACCCAAGATCAAGACCCGGCGCTAACGAAGCAACGGGCTAACGGGCGGCCTCGCGCACCACGCCTTCCGGCAAGGGTGCTGCGGCCTGCGCCACGTCACACCAGCGCTCCACGATCTCTACCACGCAGCGCGCATAGTGTTCACCATCGATCGGCTTGGGCAGATATTGGCTGGCGCCGGCGGCCAGGGCTTCGCGTTCGCCCTCCAGATCGTGGGAAGGAAAGACCACCACCGGCGCATCGGCCAGATGCTTGCTGGCGCGCAACTCCCGCAATAGCTCGAGGCCATCGCCACAGTCCATCTCGGACTCCAGCAGGATCAGGCTGGGTGGCTCAACATCGCCGCTGCGCCGGCCCTGCAACAGGCAGCGGCGCGCCGTGGCCATGTCCGGGCAAGCGCGAAAGACGCAATGCAGACCCGCCCGCCACAAGGCGAACCGGGCCAGCTCGGCAGCTTCCTGGCTGGGGTCGATCATGACGATGCTGGGGAAATTCATGCTTGGGGGAAATCCTTGGACACGGCTTAATCAACGACATACTTGCAGTACACGTTGTACAGCAGGGCCAGTCTGGATCACATCGGGAAATTCCTGACTGGCCCTGCCAGCCGCCTCCAAGACTGGCGCACATTACTTCAACGGCAGATAGATATCGGTAAGCAACTCCCCAGGTGGCGTATCGGGCAGCAGGTTGAGGTAATGGAAGTACAGCGGGAAATCACGCAATTCCTCCCCGCTCTGCGGCAACCATTGGCGATACAACGGATAGATGCTATCGCCCAGTCGTTCATGCGCGCCGGCATGGCGCACGCGTGCGCAGCGCCCGCCCGGTATCGACTGCTCCATCACACCTTGCGGATTGTCCGGGAGCGCACCCTCCAGCTCGCCGCAGATATCGAAGCGGAATTGTTCCGGCGGCGTGGTATCTGGATTGTCCCAGGCCAAACCGAAGGTGCGGCAACGCTCCATGGGCGACAGGCCCGATGACTTGCGCCAGGCGATGAACTGCGCCACCGTGGCATTGAGCTGGTTGACCGGACCGCGATGGGCCAGCAGGGCGATGCGGATGGGTTCTACGTTGATGATCTCGACTTGCACGTCCACTTTCCTTTCAGGGATGCGGAATACGTAACGCTCGTTCCAAGACGGCCAGTCGGGAGCACGCCGGAACTGCGAAGGCGACTGACCGAAGGCGCTCCCGAAGGCGCGCGTAAAGGATTCCGGATTTTCAAAACCGGCGTCGAGGGCGATGTCGATGATCCGCCGCTGTGCCTGGAAGGCCAGTTGCAGACTGGCCTGTTTCAAACGCATCAGCAGGATGTAGCGCGCCACCCCGACGCCGACGAAATCGGCGAATTGCCGCTGGAAATGGAACCGCGAAAAATGCGCCACCGCCGC is a window from the Herbaspirillum rubrisubalbicans genome containing:
- a CDS encoding Lrp/AsnC family transcriptional regulator; translated protein: MELDTTDLRILNILQENSSISNLELASRINLSPSPTLARVKRLESEGIISRYVALADPHLLGLKVNVFVKVILERQGAEALAQFETAVSAFDEVMEVYLMTGDEDYLLRIVVPDLLTLEHFIVDHLTKIPGIKNIRSSFALKQIKYKTALPTPKIKTRR
- the mdeB gene encoding alpha-ketoglutarate dehydrogenase, with the protein product MSRPSQSDIPRDIDIDAQETQEWLQALQSVLAEAGPERARFLLSRLSAAAQQWGVNWRDARNTPYLNTIRPAQEPPFPGGSDAQAIEERIASIMRWNALAMVVRANRAYGELGGHIASYASAADLFEVGFNHFFRARDDKFAGDVVYFQPHSAPGIYARAFLEGALSEDDLAYYRREIEAKRVGRQGLSSYPHPWLMPHFWQFPTGSMGIGPINAIYQARFLRYMEHRGLLQDQGRKVWGVFGDGEMDEPESLAALSLASREKLDNLIFVVNCNLQRLDGPVRGNGHIVDELETLFAGAGWNVIKLLWGSDWDGLFARDQDGELVDALNRTVDGQLQTFAANDGAFNRQHFFGQTPGTRAIGATLTDEEINRLRRGGHDMKKIFSAYQAAAQHRGQPTVILAQTKKGYGMGAAGEGKMTTHQQKKLDEESLLQFRDRFKLPLSDEQCRALAFYKPAADSAEMKHLHARRAALGGYMPRRQGGDARRAVPPLEAHSQFALQADGKEMSSTMALVRQLGNLLKDPEFGRYVVPIVADEARTFGMANLFRQVGIYSSQGQLYEPEDIGSILYYREAKDGQILEEGITEAGAISSWTAAATAYSVHGTPMLPFYIYYSMFGFQRIGDLIWAAADQRARGFLIGATSGRTTLGGEGLQHQDGNSLVTAASIPNCVSYDPAYAYELAVILDEGMRRMMERGDDVFYYITVTNENEAQPSLPPGVQQGILRGLYCLDSKPGTAVRLLGSGPILKEAAAAAALLQQHWQIPAEVWSVTSYTELARDGVAAQRAQRLTGSATLPYVTQQLQGSAAPVIAVSDYIRSLPESIRAFVPADYVTLGTDGFGRSDTRVNLRDFFEIDARWIAYTALCQVWGNDRARLEEAARVLDIDTGKPLSSTV
- a CDS encoding response regulator gives rise to the protein MNFPSIVMIDPSQEAAELARFALWRAGLHCVFRACPDMATARRCLLQGRRSGDVEPPSLILLESEMDCGDGLELLRELRASKHLADAPVVVFPSHDLEGEREALAAGASQYLPKPIDGEHYARCVVEIVERWCDVAQAAAPLPEGVVREAAR
- a CDS encoding AraC family transcriptional regulator, encoding MSDIRKKAYIARFERVLDHIETHLHTPLDVEQLAAVAHFSRFHFQRQFADFVGVGVARYILLMRLKQASLQLAFQAQRRIIDIALDAGFENPESFTRAFGSAFGQSPSQFRRAPDWPSWNERYVFRIPERKVDVQVEIINVEPIRIALLAHRGPVNQLNATVAQFIAWRKSSGLSPMERCRTFGLAWDNPDTTPPEQFRFDICGELEGALPDNPQGVMEQSIPGGRCARVRHAGAHERLGDSIYPLYRQWLPQSGEELRDFPLYFHYLNLLPDTPPGELLTDIYLPLK